One Actinomadura viridis genomic region harbors:
- a CDS encoding tetratricopeptide repeat protein, with amino-acid sequence MVDALPLRIFLASPGDLPGEREVIRTCVEEHNARSGGGSNVTYEVVGWERVRGTARRPQEAINELIGESHFLVALFKGSWGSESGSPWGYTSGSEEELFTGLLELGRAEQPMRDVWVAFLDHPSPAEQIVKLREQMSRHHAVMYESIADIRELKAKLTERLEAWEALAGSKVHRHVDLMPSSGKDVLRAANLRLRGEKLVDLGQAEAGRAALQEAAVLGGPAEQLAYARSLARHGELDDAYIATQRAIDHFISGASHLNSPLAAEAFAAQAGVLRRQGRDVDAIGRLEQAVTLLNEDDAYAQKVRCRILDDLGLAHQKIGDLDSARRTFQESLDSRRGLRNGLDVCQSLVNLARLEVRVGNLETAASYADEVVMNLRGTPPTALHANAEVLAAQVLLRQGRPDEGMPHAERALSLNRQIASRRGEAISLLLLAQCCRAAGRGREAEEYARACLEVNRAMGNEKGEQRAQWIIDQLDQ; translated from the coding sequence ATGGTTGACGCACTGCCGCTCCGTATTTTTCTGGCCTCACCCGGCGATCTTCCGGGCGAGCGCGAGGTTATTCGGACCTGTGTCGAGGAGCACAACGCCCGGAGCGGGGGCGGGAGCAACGTGACCTACGAGGTCGTCGGCTGGGAGCGCGTGCGAGGAACTGCTCGACGGCCGCAGGAGGCGATCAACGAACTCATCGGGGAGAGTCACTTCCTGGTCGCGCTGTTCAAGGGATCTTGGGGTAGCGAGTCGGGCAGTCCCTGGGGATACACATCCGGCAGCGAGGAGGAACTCTTCACGGGCCTGCTCGAGCTCGGTCGTGCCGAGCAGCCGATGCGGGACGTGTGGGTGGCCTTCCTCGACCATCCTTCGCCCGCCGAACAAATCGTGAAGCTCCGAGAGCAGATGTCTCGGCACCACGCGGTGATGTACGAGTCCATCGCGGACATCCGTGAGCTCAAGGCCAAGCTGACTGAGCGTCTCGAGGCCTGGGAGGCGCTGGCCGGATCCAAGGTCCATAGGCATGTCGACCTGATGCCGTCGTCCGGGAAAGACGTCCTGCGGGCTGCAAACCTGCGCCTACGCGGCGAAAAGTTGGTCGACCTCGGTCAGGCTGAGGCAGGGCGGGCGGCCCTCCAGGAGGCAGCCGTTCTGGGCGGCCCAGCCGAGCAGCTCGCCTACGCTCGGTCCCTGGCCCGGCACGGCGAACTCGACGATGCGTACATCGCAACACAGCGCGCCATCGACCACTTCATCAGTGGGGCCTCGCACCTGAACTCACCGCTCGCGGCGGAGGCCTTCGCTGCCCAAGCAGGGGTGCTGCGTCGGCAGGGCCGCGACGTCGACGCAATCGGACGGCTCGAGCAAGCCGTGACACTCCTCAACGAGGATGACGCTTACGCACAGAAAGTCCGCTGTCGGATCCTCGACGACCTCGGACTTGCGCACCAGAAAATCGGCGACCTGGACTCTGCCCGGCGCACCTTCCAGGAGTCTCTCGACTCAAGACGCGGTTTGCGAAACGGCCTGGACGTGTGCCAGTCCCTCGTCAACCTGGCAAGGCTCGAGGTCCGCGTGGGGAACTTGGAGACCGCGGCTTCCTATGCGGACGAAGTGGTCATGAACCTGCGCGGCACACCACCGACGGCACTCCACGCCAATGCCGAGGTGTTGGCCGCACAGGTACTCCTCCGCCAGGGCCGACCTGATGAGGGCATGCCGCATGCCGAGCGGGCCTTGTCTCTGAACCGGCAGATCGCGAGCAGACGCGGGGAGGCCATCTCCCTGCTCCTTCTTGCACAGTGCTGCCGTGCTGCCGGCAGGGGACGTGAGGCGGAAGAGTATGCGCGCGCCTGTCTCGAAGTGAACAGGGCGATGGGGAACGAGAAGGGCGAACAGCGAGCCCAGTGGATCATCGACCAGTTGGACCAGTGA
- a CDS encoding nucleotidyltransferase domain-containing protein, with protein MKRDDVVGALLRMDVRPSILEDFPALPADVEGLLIYGSQARRDAVPGSDLDVLALVTAQRPSTDSGYVHVSYYTREQLSTGIGTLFGAHLKRDAKIVWDKHGHLTRAVGDMGQVDTKRLLARAWSMSGLFTSLERDLPKYLSGLLRQARYLLRSCLYAQAIADGAPCFSVRELAVRHGDPYLARLLASRQPGEATAADLEQCLSRLHGIIGEFPPSEHGSLEATVVNEWGRPSDVLSMAFMALGTTGTTSDYAEVEKVLL; from the coding sequence GTGAAGCGTGATGATGTGGTCGGTGCCCTGCTGCGGATGGACGTTCGGCCCAGTATTCTAGAAGACTTCCCGGCCCTGCCTGCGGATGTTGAGGGATTGTTGATCTACGGGAGCCAGGCTCGCCGGGACGCGGTGCCCGGTTCGGACCTGGATGTGCTGGCTCTGGTGACGGCTCAGCGTCCCAGCACTGACTCGGGTTACGTGCACGTCAGCTACTACACCCGCGAACAGCTCTCGACTGGCATCGGCACTCTCTTCGGAGCCCATCTCAAGCGTGACGCCAAGATTGTTTGGGACAAACACGGCCATCTGACTCGTGCTGTGGGGGACATGGGCCAGGTAGACACCAAACGACTCCTGGCGCGCGCTTGGAGTATGTCTGGGCTTTTCACCAGCCTGGAACGAGACTTGCCGAAATACCTCTCTGGCCTCTTGCGTCAAGCCCGATACCTGCTACGCAGCTGCCTATACGCGCAGGCCATTGCGGATGGTGCCCCCTGCTTTTCGGTGCGGGAGCTAGCCGTCCGGCATGGAGATCCCTACTTGGCCCGCCTCCTGGCCTCACGGCAGCCAGGCGAGGCGACGGCAGCCGACCTTGAGCAATGCCTATCTCGGCTGCACGGGATCATCGGTGAGTTCCCGCCCAGCGAACACGGCTCCCTAGAGGCAACGGTCGTCAACGAGTGGGGACGTCCCAGCGACGTCCTCTCGATGGCGTTCATGGCCCTGGGTACCACCGGGACGACCTCCGACTACGCCGAGGTCGAGAAGGTTCTACTGTGA
- a CDS encoding metallophosphoesterase yields MSAEIAFVGDIHGNLSALRGLCNVLAARGGPHAIFLGDYINRGAQSAEVLEELLAYSGSGRATLLRGNHEAALLDALDTGDLTAFLKMGGAMTIRSYVGAKVGPDVLSDFRARFPREHLDRIRRMPENYESNDFIAQHTQPSASTSKFRVSAHVAVGKLPRIEPQSAQLDTGCGADDGRLTALLWPSLDYVQVDARGTIVTD; encoded by the coding sequence GTGAGTGCCGAGATCGCGTTTGTGGGAGACATTCACGGAAATTTGAGCGCGCTCCGGGGACTTTGCAATGTCCTTGCTGCGCGGGGTGGACCGCACGCGATATTTCTCGGCGACTACATCAACAGAGGCGCACAATCTGCCGAGGTACTGGAGGAACTCCTTGCGTACTCCGGATCCGGACGCGCCACCCTCCTCCGGGGGAACCACGAGGCGGCGCTGCTCGACGCCTTGGACACCGGGGACTTGACAGCCTTCCTCAAGATGGGCGGAGCGATGACCATTCGGTCGTACGTCGGCGCGAAAGTAGGACCCGACGTCCTCAGTGACTTCCGTGCCAGGTTCCCGAGGGAGCACTTGGACAGGATACGGCGTATGCCTGAGAACTACGAGTCGAACGACTTCATCGCCCAGCACACCCAGCCGTCCGCCTCGACGTCCAAGTTCCGGGTAAGTGCGCACGTCGCAGTCGGCAAACTTCCGAGGATTGAGCCCCAGTCGGCGCAGCTGGATACCGGCTGTGGGGCCGATGACGGCCGCCTCACGGCGCTGCTGTGGCCCAGCCTCGACTACGTCCAGGTTGACGCCCGTGGCACCATCGTGACCGACTGA